The DNA segment GGCAGCCGATCCACCAGCTCCAGAGCCACCGTTTACAGCGCCTCATCGATCTCCTTCAGCTTGCGATAGAGCGTACGCTCGCTGATGCCCAGGGCCCGGGCAGCCTGCCGCCGATTGCCACCGTAGCGCTTGAGCGCTTCCACAATCAGCATTCGCTCAGCCTCAGCCAATGTCGGCAGCCGCTCGCCGTTCAGTAATCCAGAAGCTGGAGACTGCTCGACATTTTCCATTTTGCTCTTTTCTGAAGCCGTGTCGGGGAGGCGGCCAGCTTCGGGCTCCCAGGAGGAGGCTGTGTCTACCGACTCATAGTCGAGTTCCTCTTCGAAAGGCACTTCTTCGACAAAATCCACATCCTCTGCCTCTGTCCAGGAGGAGGGCGACCGGAAGGCGGGCTCTTCGGAAGGTGCTGGAAGTTGCTCGGGGCGCCGCATCTGGCCAGCAACCAGCCGATGCAGCAACGCCTTGACTTCGTGCATGTCGAACCGGAGTTCCAGCAGCAGGCGGTAAATCAGTTCCCGCTCGCGAGGATCGCCCGATTGCTCTGACGGACGGCTGACCGGCATCAGGCTACGTCCGGCGCTCACGCCACGCAGCAGAGGTCGCAGGTCTTCGGCCGTGATGGTTGTTTTGGGCAGCAGTACGGCCACCTGTTCGGCCACGTTGCGCAGCTCACGCACATTCCCCGGCCAGTGATAGCGCAGCAGCAACTGGCGGGCGCCCTCATCCAGCCGGCGTAGCGGGGTGCTATAGCGCTGCGCGGCGCGATGCAGGAAATATTCAAACAGGGGAATGATGTCCTCGCGCCGTTCCCGGAGGGGCGGAATTTCAATAATAACCGTGCTGATTCGGTAGTACAGATCTTCCCGAAAGTGGCCGGTGCGGACAGCCCGGGCTAGATCTTTGTTTGTGGCCGCAATGATCCGCACGTCGGTTTTGATAGGACGGCTGGAGCCTACGCGCGTAAACTCGCCGGTTTCCAGCACGCGCAGCAGCCGGACCTGGGCGGCCAGCGGCATTTCTCCAATTTCGTCCAAGAAAATAGTGCCGCCGTCTGCTTCTTCGAAGTATCCCTTGCGGCGCTCGACCGCTCCCGTGTAGGCGCCTTTTTCCGCTCCAAACAGCTCTGATTCGATTAATCCTTCTGGGATGGCTCCGCAGTTAACAATCACGAAAGGCCCATGGCGACGCGGGCTCATCCCATGGATGGCATGCGCAATCAGTTCTTTCCCTACCCCACTTTCGCCCTGCAACAGGACCGTAATGTCCGTGCGGGCTACCATGCGAGCCCGGTCAATCACATGCCGGATGGCCGCCGATTGCCCGATGATGCCAAAGCGCTGTTGAATCGCCTCTCGATCCATGGTCTACAACGAAACCGCACCGGTCAGTTTGTTTTGGACTTCGACAGGAAACGCTGTCTTCTGGCTCCAGACCAGAAATCCAGACAAACCGTTCCCATACGTTTGAGATAATACAAAACCGTGTCGATGGGAATAGTTACAGGCCCGTAAAAGGCGGACAGCGCTCACCTTTATACCAGGGTTGGTGCTGCCTGCGCCGACTCGCTCAACGTGGTGCGGCCCAGCGGCTCACCCAGCAGCGTAGCCGATGTGCAGTCGGTAATGCGCACGCGCACGTACTCGCCCGGGCGGAAATCCTGGCGGTCAAAGACCACCATTTTGTTGGTGTCGGTGCGTCCGCAGAGTTGCTCCGGACTCCGCTTGCTGGGGCCCTCTACCAGTACGGTATGCACGCGACCGATTTCTTTCTGATTGTTTTCCAGCGAAATGCGCGTCTGCAGCGCGATAATCTCCTGAAGGCGCCGTTTTTTCACTGCCAGCGGGACATCGTCCTTGTACTTACGCGCTGCATAGGTGCCCGGTCGCTCCGAGTAGAGAAACATATAGGCATGATCGAATCGCACCTCTTCCAGCAACGAGAGCGTGTCCTGATGCTCTGCTTCGGTCTCGCCGCAGAAGCCCGCAATAATGTCGGTCGAGAGCGAAATGCCGGGTACGATGCGGCGCGCTCGCGCTACCAGTGCCAGGTATTGCTCGCGCGTATAGGTGCGGCGCATGCGCCGGAGCACGTTGGTGTTTCCGTGCTGCACAGGCAGGTGGATATAGTTGCACACGTTGTGCCGTTCGCGGTGCACATGCAATAGTTCATCGGAGCAATCCTTGGGATGACTGGTCGAATAGCGCACGCGCAGCTCCGGCGAGATGAGACTGATGCGATAGAGCAGCTCCGGGAAGGTAATGACCGTACCGTTTTCGGTGTAGCGGTATGAGTTTACGTTTTGCCCCAGTACCGTTACTTCCCGGTAGCCTTCCTCTACCAGGCGGGCACATTCGTCCAGGATGCTCTGCACCGGCCGGCTGCGCTCGCGCCCGCGTGTAAAGGGCACCACGCAGAAGGCGCACATGTTGTCGCAGCCGCGCATGATCGACACGTAGGCGGTTACCCCGTTGGAATCGTAGCGTACCGGGGCGATGTCAGCGTAGGTTTCCTCGCGGGAGAGCTGGACGTTTACAGCGGCCTGCCCGGTTGTCTCAGCCTCTTCCAGCAGGCGCGGCAGGTCGCGGTACGCATCAGGGCCCACGACCAGGTCTACAAGCTGCTCTTCTTCGAGCAGCTTGTGCCGCAGCCGCTCAGCCATGCAGCCCAGCACCCCAATGCGCAGGCCAGGCCGCCGCTTTCGCTTGTGCGCCCGAAAAACGTCGAGCCGATGCCGCACCTTCTGTTCGGCATGCTCCCGAATGGCGCACGTGTTGAGCAGCACCACATCGGCCTGCTCCGGATCGCGCGTCAGCCCATAGCCATGCGCCCGCAGGATGGCTGCCACAATCTCTGAGTCGGAGACGTTCATCTGGCAGCCATAGGTCTCGATGTACACCTTCCGCGCTCCCTCCGTCTCTTCAGCCGTCAGCTTGGGCGCGTCCAGGTCATCCAGAATTTCCAGATCCTGAATCAGGTCCATAACCCACGCGTCTTAAGCGCTTTCCAGCGGAGAAGATGAACGCAGGCCAACCGCTTTCGGGTCCCGGCCATGCGTTAGCCAGCCAATCACATACTTGCCAATCATATCGAATTCGAGATTGACCGGGGTGCCCGGCTGCCAGGTAGACACATTGGTTTTCTGAAACGTATGCGGAATAATGGCAACGGTAAGCGTTTCTTCCGCAAGCCGAGCAACCGTGAGGCTAATGCCGTCAATGGCAATGGATCCGGTGGGAATCAGGTAAGGCCGAAATGAACGAGGAAAGCGGATATGGTAGAGTCGGCCCGTAGCCTCTGCTTCCACCCCGATGATTTCTCCGGTTGTATCGACGTGTCCCTGCACCAAATGGCCATCAAGCCGCCCATTGGCCAGCAGGGCTCGTTCTAGATTGACCGGCTGGCCTTCGGTTAAGTGCCCTAGCGTTGTTTTACGCAGCGTCTCTTCTACTACTTCCACCGTAAACGTCTGCGCATCGGCTGCCACTACCGTCAGACAGACCCCATTGACTGCTACGCTCTGGTCAGGACGTAACGCCCGGGCAAATTTTGCCCGAACGATCAAACGCCGCCCCCCCTTCAGGGGCTCTATCCGAGCGATATGCCCGACTTCTTCGATGATTCCGGTAAACACGGAGCAGGCATGTTTATTGTTAGCCATTTTCGCCAGTAGCGGAAGGGGTACCGCACGCCGCGGGGGAAGTTTCGCGTTGTGCATACCTGCCATGTAGTTTAGTCAGTTGTGTTTGCCATGTCGGCTTCAATCCCGGAATACATCTACGAAAGCGTTCGTTCGCTTCCGCCCCTGCCCGCCGCGGTGGAACGTCTGCTGGCCATGTCCCGCGAACCGGAGGTGGATTTCCGGAAGGTTTCGCAAGTTATCGAATCCGATCCGGCCCTGACTGCCCGCATCCTGCGGGCTGCCAACTCAGCGTTTTATGGGGTCTCGCGGCGCGTTCAGACGGTGCGGCAGGCTATCGTACTGCTGGGACATGAGGTGATTATTAACCTGGCGCTGGGCGTTTCGGTGCTGAATCTCAAACGCAATCTGCTGAAACAGTGGCCCGGCGATCCGGCAGCCTTCTGGCGGCACAGTCTGAGTGTAGCCCTGCTGGCGCGTGAGCTTGCGCGCCAGCTCAAGCTGGCCGATAGCGAAGGCGCCTTTGTAGCCGGTCTGCTGCACGACATTGGTAAGCTGGTGTTGCTCTCCCATCACGGGGTCGTCTATGCCCAGGCGTTGCTGGCTGCTCGCCAGAGTCCGGATCCGCTTTTTCTGTTAGAACGCGAACTATTTGACGTTGACCATGCCGCAGCCGGCTATGCGCTGTGCCAGCACTGGAATCTGCCCGAAGCCCTGGCGCAGGCTGTCGCCGAACATCACGCAGAAGAACCCCCAGCCAGCGGCACCATTGCCGAACTGGTCTATGATGCGAATGAGCTAATTAAACGGTTGGGATTGGGCGACAGTGGCAACGCGTTCACCACGCTTCAAACTGGTCCGCTGCCTCCCCACCGTCGGCTTACGTTTGATCGGCTGCGTGAGCTGATTAAACAGCTTGTTAAAGAGCTAGAGCATACGGAAGCCATCCTGGAGGGCCCTTCACATCGTGAAGCATTGCCCACGCTTCCCAGCCGTTCACGCGGACTGGTCCACCTGCACCTGCGAGATCCTCAGCTTGTCGATTTGCTGCGCATTGTGCTCTGGGCCATGGGCTATGACGCCCTCGTGGTGGGCGATACCGAATCGGTGTCTGTTTCGGCCCCTCGCCTGTTAGGGCTGATTGCCGATGAATCCGTCCCGGCAACCCGACGCTTTGCCTATGAACAGCGGGGCATTCCGGTCATAACCGATCTTATCCCGCCTCACACGGTCCACGTCGATCTTTCAGCCCTGCGGCGGCGGCTGATCCAGGCGCTTAACCATCCGGCTGCGGTCGACGCTTCACAGAGTCCAGTTATAGCCCATAAACAATAAGTCGGGGCCGACTGCTGTCCAGCGATATGTGTCAAAGCGCCGCCCTTCAGGCACGGCGCGCACGTTCAGATCGCACAGCACGGGCACGCCAGATCCAAAGAGCCGGGGACTTATAAACACAAAGAACCGATCCACCAGATGCTGCTGCAGCAGCGCCGTTGCCAGCCGCGGGCCCGCTTCTACCAGCAGCGACTGCAACGGACGTCCCTCCCGTCCTCCCTCACGCCCCAACCGCTCGAGCAGTGCCTGCAGGTCCAGGTGGCCCTGGTGCAGGGGTACTTCCCAGAGTCGTCCGCCAGCTTGCTCCAGCGAGGCCGCGTAGGGCGGTCGCACGCCAGGGCCTACCACAGCAATTGTACTGGCTGCATAGGCATCGGTAAACAGACGGAGGGTGGGAGCAAGGGTTCCGGTCCGGTCCAGCACAATTCGGATCGGCTGGCGCCCTTCGACATGCCGCACGGTCAGCGCCGGATCGTCGGCAGCCGCCGTGCCGCTTCCGACCAGCACCCCATCCAGCACAGCCCGCCATTGATGCACCAGGCGCCGCGCTGCCTCTCCTGAAATCCAGCGCGAATGTCCGGTCCGGGTGGCCACAAACCCATCCAGCGTCTGAGCTATTTTGAGCGTAACAAGCGGGCGTCCGGTCTGCACGTGGTGCACGAATGCTTCGTTGAACCGACGGCAGGCAGCCTCCAGCACTCCTACTTCTACCTGCACCCCATGCGCGCGCAGCCGGGCAATGCCCTGTCCGGCTACTTTGGGAAAAGGATCGACCATGCCCACTACGACCCGCGGAATTCGGTGTGCCAGGATAAAATCGGCGCAGGGCGGCGTCTTGCCATAGTGGGCGCATGGTTCCAGATTGACGTAGAGCGTTGCCTGACGGAGCGCCTCAGGACCATGCTGATGCAGAGCGGTCTCAATGGCCACTCGCTCGGCATGAGGCCCGCCGTACTGGTCGTGCCACCCCTCTGCCAGCACCCTTCCGTCGGCCCCTACCAGCACGGCCCCTACCATGGGATTCGGACTGACGCGACCGGCCCCGCGAAACGCCAGGGCCAGGCAGCGCACCATGAAGCGTTCTGCTTCGGTGCGAGCCGTCAGATCTCCTGGATGTAGTCCGGCCGCGAGGGCCCATCCAGCATCCATTGCTCAAAGTAAAACCGTTCTTCCGTACGGGCCTTCTGGTAAGGCACCAGAAAACGCCGGACCCCTGCCCCAGGATGCATCTGCAAAGCAGCAGTCAGCCGTTCCCGAAGCGGTTCGGCAGCGAACAGGTGCCAGTCGCAGCCGTGGTGCGCTGGCTCTCGAAACGCGACCAGAGCTCCGCTATCCAGCAATCGACGCAGCAATGGAAGACGTGCCTGGGGATCCAGAGTGGCCAGCGGAGCTGGATCTACCGGAAGAGCGGCCGCGCGTCGTCCTACCAGCACAACCGTCTGGTCTGGATCCGCAAGCACGGCAGCCAGGGCGTCGGGCTGCAGCCGATACACTGTTCCTGTTTCCTCGACGCGCCACCAGTGTGACCAGTCACGCAGCACCTGATGCAACGGCGGAACAAAAGCGTCAGAGCGCAGGGCCGTCAGACCGATACGCGGGCCGTCCAGATCCGTCCCGGCCAGGTAGAGGCGAAAGTAGCGTGGCGTTTCGGGTCCTGCTGGCCAGACAAAGGTCTCCGGCTCCAGCGCTGCCGGCTCTTCATAGAAAACTTTGAGAATCTGACGCACGATTCATGCAAGAAGATATCCGCTAGCGCTCTGGGCCATTGGCACACGAACAACCGCAGCGCGACCGCCTTGTCTGCGCTGCATACTTCGGTTCCTGCAGTCCGTTTCAGCGACGCGGATGGTCCATAGCGGCCGGCGCGTTGTTCCCGGGGCCTGCTCACGGGCACCGCGGGTAGGAGGTTCCTTGCCTCACAGCCCGGTCAGGCAGAGCTGAGACGCCTGAGCCTGCTCGCTATCCCGCAGAACAGCCAGCTTTACTTTGGCGGCATTCGATCGATCAAAAGCATGTGAACGCGTTTGTTTTTCGGGGAACTCCTGCAGGGTTCAGGGCATTTTATGGCACGCTTTCTCACTGCCCGGTAGCTTAACTGGCAGAGCACCTGACTCTGGATCAGGGGGTTGGAGGTTCGAGTCCTCCCCGGGCAGCACCAAAAACCCGCTCAAGCCGGCTTGAGCGGGTTTTTTTGTGTCCATCTATTGCTCCGGATACGGCCCGACAAGAGCCCTCCTGGTAGCGTGCTGGTCCACGCACCACCCGATTTTATTTCAGGGAATGACTTCAGGCGGAAGCCGGGTGGATATTCTGGTTCACCCGGAAGAGGTTGTGCGGGTCGTACTGGCGTTTTATCTGCGCCAGACGGGCATAGTTGTCCCCGTAGGCCCGTTGCAGGGCATCGGACTCGTCCGCCGGAATAAAATTGACATAAGCCCCTCCGCTGGCAAAAGGTGCCGTTCGGTGAAAAACCCGACGGGCCCACCGAATGCACCGGGCATCATCAGCAGCTTCCCGCCAGCGACTGTGGACATTCATCACGAAGCGGGCTTTCCGGTGGGGATAGGCCGTGGCTGCCGGATCGGGCCGACCGGTTGCGCCCCCGAGCGCGCCAACAAATAGCTCACACTCTGCAGAAGGAAGCTGCGCCAGCGCGTCCACCAGCTCCTCGAAGAACGAATCCTCCAGTACCTCAAGATTGTGCGATTTCCAGTAGTTGCGCGCGCCTGGCGTCAACAGTGGATCGAAGGCCTGTTGCCAGTTGACATAGGGCTGTACTCCGACATGCTCTCCCAGCAACGTGCCAAAAGCACGCAGCGGCTCGATCAGCCGTTCTCCTTCGTCCGGATTGCCCGCATAACAGAGGGCCAGAACGATCACCGGTCGGCCATGCACCGACTCCGGAAGAAATGGCAACGGGGGCGCCTGTCGCATCACGATCCAGACGGCCAGTTCCTCTGGAGCCCGGGCTGCAAACGCCCGGTAACGCTGCAGTACAGACAGTGCCTCCTCGCCGGGAAATACCATCAGTCCACATAACACCTCGGGCCCTAGCGGATAGAGCCGAAACGTGAAATGAGTCACCACCCCGAAGTTACCTCCACCCCCACGCAGCGCCCAGAACAGATCAGGATGATGGTTGGCATCGACCTGAAGAACTTCACCGGAAGCCGTCACCACTTCAGCCGCCTCCAGGCTGTCCACCGTCATACCATACTTGCGACTGAGCCATCCAAAGCCGCCCCCCAGCGTGAGTCCGGCCACGCCCGTGGTCGAGTTAATGCCGACCGGCACGGCCAGTCCGTAGGTCTGCGTGGCCGCATCCAGATCGCCCAGCGTAGCTCCTCCCGCCACGGTAGCCCGTCGTTGTTGTGGATCGACCTGCACCGTACGCATGCGGGAAAGATCAATCACAATCCCACCCTCGCACAGCGCATTGCCAGCAATGTTATGGCCGCCTCCTCGAATAGCCAACAACTGGTCGTGCTCGCGGGCAAAACGCACACACTGCACCACATCCTCGGTCGTCTGGCAACGCACGATAAGCGCTGGATGCCGATCGATCATCGCGTTCCAGATAGCACGTGCTGCCTCATACGAAGACGTGCCCGGTCGGCACACCTCTCCCGTTACCCGGAGTTGCCTCAGTCCCTGTCCTACCTCCTGTTCTTCGTTCATAATCCCTCCATCCGTTTGGTTAGTCTATCTCCACGCCTGCGTGCCTGCGCTACCGTACCCCAGACCGGTGTTTGCGGTCAGATCGACAACAGCCCGAATCCGTGACATGCCAGCCAACTGCGCGATCGGAAAACGCCGGACAACAGTACCCGGGAACGCCCGTAACGACCAGCCTCAGCCCGATGCATTGGAGCATGCGACCACCACGACCTCCGGCCCATCCTTATCCATGGTACTTCGATCGCGATGCCAGCCCCGCATACTTCAGCGCAGAGAAGATACGTCTTTAGGTAGCAATTACCGGAAATATGTGTAAGGAATGGCCTATATCCCACCGAAATGATCCGTTAACCGTTCCCATGCAGTCCGGTCATGGCTTGCGTTTTGGGAGGAGAGGTTGTACCATTTCGGCGACCTCCCTCCGCTTTCCACCGCCAACCACCCTGCCTGACCATGATGCGTCCCCAGTACCTTGAAGAAGTGCGTGCGCTCAGGCAATCCAGTCGCTGTGCGAGCCATCGAGGGATCGTTTGCACTGGTAGCGCGCGACGGCAAGACGGTGCGCCTGGCCCGCTCCATGGACCGACCCATGCGCTATTTCCTGGCCAAACGCGATGACGGACCCGCGTTGGTCATGGCCCACCGCATCGAAGAAATCCACCGCTGGTTGCAGGCAACCGGCCTGACCACCATGTTGGCAGGAGCTCTGGTGTGCAGTATGGTTTAACCAGCAGGCTCATAGAGAAATGAATGAAAAAACATTCTTTATAGCTGCTGCAATAGGTATGATAGCAGCATATGCCCTGCTTCAACTCACTCTAATTGTTGCTGATAAAATCAGCCTGACTCTTGGCATTATCCAACTTTTTATTGGATCACTTACGTGGAGTCTAACGTTTTTTTTAGCTTATTATTTTCGCCAAAAATTA comes from the Rhodothermus profundi genome and includes:
- a CDS encoding HDOD domain-containing protein produces the protein MSASIPEYIYESVRSLPPLPAAVERLLAMSREPEVDFRKVSQVIESDPALTARILRAANSAFYGVSRRVQTVRQAIVLLGHEVIINLALGVSVLNLKRNLLKQWPGDPAAFWRHSLSVALLARELARQLKLADSEGAFVAGLLHDIGKLVLLSHHGVVYAQALLAARQSPDPLFLLERELFDVDHAAAGYALCQHWNLPEALAQAVAEHHAEEPPASGTIAELVYDANELIKRLGLGDSGNAFTTLQTGPLPPHRRLTFDRLRELIKQLVKELEHTEAILEGPSHREALPTLPSRSRGLVHLHLRDPQLVDLLRIVLWAMGYDALVVGDTESVSVSAPRLLGLIADESVPATRRFAYEQRGIPVITDLIPPHTVHVDLSALRRRLIQALNHPAAVDASQSPVIAHKQ
- the ribD gene encoding bifunctional diaminohydroxyphosphoribosylaminopyrimidine deaminase/5-amino-6-(5-phosphoribosylamino)uracil reductase RibD codes for the protein MDAGWALAAGLHPGDLTARTEAERFMVRCLALAFRGAGRVSPNPMVGAVLVGADGRVLAEGWHDQYGGPHAERVAIETALHQHGPEALRQATLYVNLEPCAHYGKTPPCADFILAHRIPRVVVGMVDPFPKVAGQGIARLRAHGVQVEVGVLEAACRRFNEAFVHHVQTGRPLVTLKIAQTLDGFVATRTGHSRWISGEAARRLVHQWRAVLDGVLVGSGTAAADDPALTVRHVEGRQPIRIVLDRTGTLAPTLRLFTDAYAASTIAVVGPGVRPPYAASLEQAGGRLWEVPLHQGHLDLQALLERLGREGGREGRPLQSLLVEAGPRLATALLQQHLVDRFFVFISPRLFGSGVPVLCDLNVRAVPEGRRFDTYRWTAVGPDLLFMGYNWTL
- a CDS encoding sigma-54 interaction domain-containing protein, with product MDREAIQQRFGIIGQSAAIRHVIDRARMVARTDITVLLQGESGVGKELIAHAIHGMSPRRHGPFVIVNCGAIPEGLIESELFGAEKGAYTGAVERRKGYFEEADGGTIFLDEIGEMPLAAQVRLLRVLETGEFTRVGSSRPIKTDVRIIAATNKDLARAVRTGHFREDLYYRISTVIIEIPPLRERREDIIPLFEYFLHRAAQRYSTPLRRLDEGARQLLLRYHWPGNVRELRNVAEQVAVLLPKTTITAEDLRPLLRGVSAGRSLMPVSRPSEQSGDPRERELIYRLLLELRFDMHEVKALLHRLVAGQMRRPEQLPAPSEEPAFRSPSSWTEAEDVDFVEEVPFEEELDYESVDTASSWEPEAGRLPDTASEKSKMENVEQSPASGLLNGERLPTLAEAERMLIVEALKRYGGNRRQAARALGISERTLYRKLKEIDEAL
- a CDS encoding riboflavin synthase, yielding MANNKHACSVFTGIIEEVGHIARIEPLKGGRRLIVRAKFARALRPDQSVAVNGVCLTVVAADAQTFTVEVVEETLRKTTLGHLTEGQPVNLERALLANGRLDGHLVQGHVDTTGEIIGVEAEATGRLYHIRFPRSFRPYLIPTGSIAIDGISLTVARLAEETLTVAIIPHTFQKTNVSTWQPGTPVNLEFDMIGKYVIGWLTHGRDPKAVGLRSSSPLESA
- a CDS encoding FAD-binding oxidoreductase codes for the protein MNEEQEVGQGLRQLRVTGEVCRPGTSSYEAARAIWNAMIDRHPALIVRCQTTEDVVQCVRFAREHDQLLAIRGGGHNIAGNALCEGGIVIDLSRMRTVQVDPQQRRATVAGGATLGDLDAATQTYGLAVPVGINSTTGVAGLTLGGGFGWLSRKYGMTVDSLEAAEVVTASGEVLQVDANHHPDLFWALRGGGGNFGVVTHFTFRLYPLGPEVLCGLMVFPGEEALSVLQRYRAFAARAPEELAVWIVMRQAPPLPFLPESVHGRPVIVLALCYAGNPDEGERLIEPLRAFGTLLGEHVGVQPYVNWQQAFDPLLTPGARNYWKSHNLEVLEDSFFEELVDALAQLPSAECELFVGALGGATGRPDPAATAYPHRKARFVMNVHSRWREAADDARCIRWARRVFHRTAPFASGGAYVNFIPADESDALQRAYGDNYARLAQIKRQYDPHNLFRVNQNIHPASA
- the miaB gene encoding tRNA (N6-isopentenyl adenosine(37)-C2)-methylthiotransferase MiaB — its product is MDLIQDLEILDDLDAPKLTAEETEGARKVYIETYGCQMNVSDSEIVAAILRAHGYGLTRDPEQADVVLLNTCAIREHAEQKVRHRLDVFRAHKRKRRPGLRIGVLGCMAERLRHKLLEEEQLVDLVVGPDAYRDLPRLLEEAETTGQAAVNVQLSREETYADIAPVRYDSNGVTAYVSIMRGCDNMCAFCVVPFTRGRERSRPVQSILDECARLVEEGYREVTVLGQNVNSYRYTENGTVITFPELLYRISLISPELRVRYSTSHPKDCSDELLHVHRERHNVCNYIHLPVQHGNTNVLRRMRRTYTREQYLALVARARRIVPGISLSTDIIAGFCGETEAEHQDTLSLLEEVRFDHAYMFLYSERPGTYAARKYKDDVPLAVKKRRLQEIIALQTRISLENNQKEIGRVHTVLVEGPSKRSPEQLCGRTDTNKMVVFDRQDFRPGEYVRVRITDCTSATLLGEPLGRTTLSESAQAAPTLV